GtggttctggatctggCAGTGgatctggctctggctctggctctggctctggctctggatctggatctgAACAACCACAGGCTGGAGGACCTATTGTTCCTACTCCTGTGATCACTATACCAGGAGCTGGAACTACTTTGGGAACATCCATAGCCTCATATGTTCCTTCTATTCCAACCGTTTCAAATTCTCCAATTGGAGGTGCAAGCAAAATTCGCCTAACTCCAATAATTTTAATCTTGATGGCGCTTGTCCATATTCTTTGAAATACTGAATTTATCGTCCTTTCGGTTCCATAACTTTCTTTGCCTATTTCGTTAATCTATTTTCTGTACTTTCGCAACATCTGCAAGTGGAAAAGTTTAAAAGTCCCTTTAAATATGAGactttctttatttttAGAGTATATATCAATTGAATCTTTCATGTCTCTAGATTGATAATATGTAGAGCCGAAAAGAGATCCTTCTCCATTCTGTTTTACATATTCAATAAGAAGCTTGAAGCAAGAATCGACAATTAAAGTTGAAGTATACAATGTAAGATGACACCAAACTAAAGTTAAACTAGCTGCCCGTATTTCTTACCGCAGACAAAAGTGCATTGTAATGGTATGGATCACTTGCTTTCACACTTTTGCAATTAGATGGATGGGCTTCGTACACTTTTCATGTCGTTTGGATTAAATTTCTTTCTGCAAGTGATGCTTAAGAATAAAATCAGCTTGTTCCTTTGGCATTTACATTGTTTTCGCCTAAAGCAGTTTCGCTTGCACTCCATAGATAATTTGCCTACTCCGATTCACTCCAGACTAGAAACTGATTGACTACAGTTAGGGGGATCTCCCCTATAGTTGGGATTACCATTTGAATGAATTGTGCCCCATTCCTCCCATCACTTAGCCTATATTCCTCAATGTCACGGATATCAAAGAATTTGTTATTACGATGATAGTTATGGATAGAGATCAATGAACCTTAGTTTCATCCTGATAATTAGAGAGCACGCGGACATGGCTGCGATACACTGGCATTGAGCAAGTTAGATGATCAGTAAATGAAACAAGATTAAGTTCTCATCAATTGTAGCTGTCGAAGCCTGTCAGTTTATCTTCAGCATAGAGAGCGGTCCCTAATCCTATTGATGGAAACCTGCATGCAGAAACCGGTCCTTTTGGATTTATAAAGTTGGATTTGGACCTTGTATTATCCACAGAAGCATATAAATGTAGTTCAAGCTAACTAGTATATGTTGGGATTTAAATACTCTCCTTCTCTATTATCATTTGGGTTGTTTATATATCGAGTACAACAAATTTGAGACCTGGAGAAATAAGAACATATTCATTCAGAGGTGGATCTCTCCGAAACCAATATTATAGGAATCCTGTATTTTATTTTTCATCACTATTAGAGAATTAGCTGCTCTGCCAGACTAACAAAACGGCAAGCATTTCAAcctgaaaattttcaaatcgATTTGAATAAGGCGAAACTTCTATCTTAGATAGTGGGTATACAATGGTATCAATTTTGTTGTTCCCTTAATTTTTTCTGTTGATGGACTTTTTCTGCATTTTTTTCTAGAAATAAGGGCACCATTATTTGAATATAAAATAAATTCAACGGAATGTAATCACTAACAATTGATAAAATTTCCACACAGTCTTCGTAATTTTATCAGTTCAAATCTACACCTTTAAATTGTTTTAATTCCTATGGGAACACATAGATAGATTTAATTCCACTCCATATCTATAAATATTACGTAATCGATGACATGGTTCAGAGGTCCATATACAGGACTAATATGAGTCTTAtgtatcacgtgattttcTATAATTCTAGATAGCCAACTTCTCTATCTTATTGTTCAACTCCTCTTGCCGCTGTTGCTCTTGCTGCTTTTGCTCCTTCTCTTTTCgtttcttctccttctgtAATCTAACTGCTTCTCGTATTTCCATTCCTTCCCGGATTTTGCGTTCTCGTCTCTGTTCTTTTGTCTCTGTAACCTCATCGATCTTCTCAACTTGGTTGAATCCAGATATAGCCTTGTACAACTCGTCTATCTTCTTAGCATTCTCTTTGAAACGATCCTCGGCAAGTTTTGTCAACATGCTCAAATACGAAGTACTCACAACGGAAACCAACCTGTCTCCTTTCAAGTACCCAATGGGAGTGTCAAGCTTGATGGATATTCTGATAGCTACAACGTTATTGGATCCGATTCCTGATTCCCTGAACCCACAATTCATGGCCGCAGTGTATAAGGCAGTAGCCAGCTTCAAGTCTCTACACTTTACATGAAGTATAAGAGGCTcaaacttgaaaagaatataGCGTGTTGTGATGTCtaacttctccaactcgCAACTTTGTTCGTATTGAAAATCAACCTGACTATCCCAGTTTTTTAACTGATTCACGTCGTGAGTGACAAAGATCCATCTACCATGGTTACCTTTGGCTCCGATCTTTGTATCGTCATGTCCCACATTCTTGATCCCTTCAAGGAAAACTGATACTCTTCCTGAACACGAAGAAGTAGTCACCATATCATTGTGCGAGTTTATAAGTTCTATTATGGGAATACAGAGCTCATCGATAGTACCCTTTGGAGAAGCATCGGGAGAGTCTTCGTTGGTGGACGAGATCTCCTTCAATATAgaaactttcttctggtcAAACGGGTCTAACATTCTATAATACAGCCATAATCAATTTTATCTTAATAGAAAGGAAAATAAAGATATCTCAAAAATTTTGTACTGCTACTATCTAAATTTTTGGTTTTGTGTCATATGCGAAAGTACATAGTTAGAAATCTACTACAATATTCTACTTCAAGGCAAGAAGGAACTTTCTCTCGTCGTCTGATGAGAAGTGGAAAAGAGTCTTGATCAC
This Scheffersomyces stipitis CBS 6054 chromosome 3, complete sequence DNA region includes the following protein-coding sequences:
- a CDS encoding predicted protein — its product is MLDPFDQKKVSILKEISSTNEDSPDASPKGTIDELCIPIIELINSHNDMVTTSSCSGRVSVFLEGIKNVGHDDTKIGAKGNHGRWIFVTHDVNQLKNWDSQVDFQYEQSCELEKLDITTRYILFKFEPLILHVKCRDLKSATALYTAAMNCGFRESGIGSNNVVAIRISIKLDTPIGYLKGDRLVSVVSTSYLSMLTKLAEDRFKENAKKIDELYKAISGFNQVEKIDEVTETKEQRRERKIREGMEIREAVRLQKEKKRKEKEQKQQEQQRQEELNNKIEKLAI